The sequence below is a genomic window from Cryobacterium arcticum.
ACGGCGGCCCGGGCCCTCTACGCGTCCCTGGCCTACGAGCCCACCAAGATCTACCTGGAGAAGACGCTTACCCCTCGCGAACCGTAAGTCACGCCCGGAATTCCGGGATTTGCGGGGCTTTTGCTCACGGTTCGCCGATGGGCGGCGAAAGAGGGGAGAGCGGCGCGCGGGGTGAGGCCGGTGAAACGGGCCGCACCGCCAGCCGCCGGGCCCTCCCAGGCAGGCTGCACTAGAATCGTGCCCGATGACACGTATCTATGATTGCTCGGTCGACGCAGAACTCGCGACCGGCATGCGACTGGCACGCTCGGCGATCGGCCGCGGCGCGCTCGTTGTCATCCCCACCGACACCGTCTACGGCATCGCCGCGGACGCCTTCAACCCCGAGGCCGTGCAACGGCTGCTGGATGCCAAAGGCCGCGACCGCCAGTCGCCGCCGCCGGTGCTCATCCCGGGCATCCCCACCCTCGACGCCCTCGCCACGGATGTGCCCGAGCCCGTGCGCGCGCTCGTGGCGGAGTTCTGGCCCGGTGGTCTCACCGTGGTTCTCAACGCCCAGCCCTCGCTGGTCTGGGACCTCGGCGAGACCCAGGGCACCGTGGCGCTGCGGATGCCCCGCAACCAGGTGGCCCTCGACCTCCTGGCCGAGACCGGCCCGCTCGCCGTCTCGAGCGCCAACACCAGCGGCCTGCCGTCGGCCATCGACGTGATCGGCGCCGAAGACATGCTCGGCGAGAGCGTCGCCGTCTACCTCGACGGGGGAGTGGCCGGCCTCGACTACGACGCCATCGGCGACCGGCCCGGCGACACCTCGTCCACCATCATCGACGCCACCGGCTTCGCCGACAACGGCGGCAAGCTCGCGATCGTGCGGAACGGCGTGATCTCCCGAGCCGCCATCGAAGCCGTGATCGGCGACGCGCTCGCCCCGGTGGCCGAGAAATGACTCTCTTCATCCTCCTGGCGCTGGTCTCGGCCGTCGTCACCTTCCTCATGTCGATCGTGGTGCTCAAGCTCACCCACAAGTACCGGCTGTACCCCAAGATCCGCGAACGCGATGTGCACACCCGGCCCACACCCCGGCTCGGCGGCATCGCGATGTTCCTGGGCATCCTGGTGGCCTTCGGCGTGTCCTACCTGGTGGCGTCGCAGTTCGCGCCGTTGCGGCTGATCTTCGCCGACCCGCACCAGATCATGGCCATCCTCGGCGCCGCACTGCTGATCGTGCTGCTCGGCGTGGCCGACGACATCTGGGACCTCGACTGGATGACCAAGCTGCTCGGCCAGTTCATCGCCGCCGGCCTGGTGGCCTGGCAGGGCGTGCAGGTGTTCTCGTTGCCCATCGGCGGCCTCACCGTCGGCTCGTCCTGGATGTCGATCGTGATCACCGTGATGGCGATCGTGATCGTGATGAACATGATCAACTTCATCGACGGGCTCGACGGCCTGGTGGCGGGCGTGGCGCTCATCGCCAACGGTGTCTTCTTCATCTACAGCTATCTGTTGGTGCGCGACACCTCTCCCACCAACTACTTCAACCTCGCCTCCCTCATCGCGGCCCTCCTGATCGGCGCCTGCGTGGGGTTCCTGCCCCTGAACTGGCACCCCGCCAAGATGTTCATGGGCGACGCCGGAGCCCTGCTGGTAGGCCTGCTGATGGCCACCTCGGCCGTCGCGATCACCGGCCAGGTCGACCCCACGTCGATGAACCGCGCGCAGCTGTTCCCGGCCTTCATCCCGCTGATCCTGCCGGTGGCCATCCTCATCATCCCGCTGCTCGACTTCGGCCTGGCCGTGTTCCGGCGGGTGCGGGCCGGTAAATCCCCGTTCAGCGCCGACCGCAAACACCTGCACCACCGGCTGCTCGACATGGGCCACTCACACCTGCACGCCGTGCTGATCTTCTACGGCTGGACCGCCGCGGCATCCGTGGGGTGCCTGCTCTACTACGTCCTGCCGGTGTTCTTCGGCCTGCCCACCTGGTGGGCCACCGTCTTCCTGGTGAGCGCTCTGGTGATCTGCACCGTGGTGACCCTCGCGCCGCTGAGCCGCCGCAAGGCCATCGAAGCGGCCAGCCAGCTCGCGCCGGTGACCGACGCCATCGGCATCCCGACCATTGCCCGGCTTGATCCCCTCGACGAGGCGTCTGACAACGCCAAGGAGCACGTATGAGCACCACACCCAGCACCCAGCCCACCTCGATCCCGGTCTTCCGCCAGGTGCTCGTCTACGGCGGTGTGCTGGCCCTCGCGATCGCCGTGATCGGCATGGTCGTCGGCGGGCTCACCGTGGGCGGTGTGGGCGTGCTGAGCGCCCTGATCGGCACCCTGATGGCCGTCGTGTTCATGGGGATCACCGCGGCCAGCATTCTGTTGGCGAATCGTTACGCGGGCCGGGAGTCCGCCATCGGCGCCTTCTTCGGCATCGTGATGGGCGGCTGGCTGCTCAAGTTCGTGGTCTTCCTGGTGCTGCTGATCCTGCTCAAGGACCAGCCGTGGATCAACCCGCTGGTGCTGTTCCTGAGCATCATCGCCGGTGTCCTCGGTTCCCTCGTGGTCGATGCGATCGTGCTCTTCAAGAGCCGGATGCCCTACGCCAGCGACGTCGTGCTGCCGCCCGCGCCGCACGATGACTGAGGCTGACCTAACTCGCGACTCGCCGCACGGCCCAATCAGGCACT
It includes:
- a CDS encoding L-threonylcarbamoyladenylate synthase, which encodes MTRIYDCSVDAELATGMRLARSAIGRGALVVIPTDTVYGIAADAFNPEAVQRLLDAKGRDRQSPPPVLIPGIPTLDALATDVPEPVRALVAEFWPGGLTVVLNAQPSLVWDLGETQGTVALRMPRNQVALDLLAETGPLAVSSANTSGLPSAIDVIGAEDMLGESVAVYLDGGVAGLDYDAIGDRPGDTSSTIIDATGFADNGGKLAIVRNGVISRAAIEAVIGDALAPVAEK
- a CDS encoding MraY family glycosyltransferase, whose product is MTLFILLALVSAVVTFLMSIVVLKLTHKYRLYPKIRERDVHTRPTPRLGGIAMFLGILVAFGVSYLVASQFAPLRLIFADPHQIMAILGAALLIVLLGVADDIWDLDWMTKLLGQFIAAGLVAWQGVQVFSLPIGGLTVGSSWMSIVITVMAIVIVMNMINFIDGLDGLVAGVALIANGVFFIYSYLLVRDTSPTNYFNLASLIAALLIGACVGFLPLNWHPAKMFMGDAGALLVGLLMATSAVAITGQVDPTSMNRAQLFPAFIPLILPVAILIIPLLDFGLAVFRRVRAGKSPFSADRKHLHHRLLDMGHSHLHAVLIFYGWTAAASVGCLLYYVLPVFFGLPTWWATVFLVSALVICTVVTLAPLSRRKAIEAASQLAPVTDAIGIPTIARLDPLDEASDNAKEHV